GTCATGCCCCATTTTTTGTTCTCGTCGTTATTACAGCCTTTCTCTTCTTCTTGTTCTCGTTCTTCTTCTTGTCTCGGGACAAAATTTAACAGAACCCTTTGCTCTTAAGCATCGTTTTCTGTCGGTTTGCGCACTCACTGACCCTTGACGGGTCGGCCTGATATGAGCAAGAGACGTGCCATATCCGGAAATTATTCGTTTGCACAATCTGTTACGGCGATCGGATCCGGAGCCGGCGTGCCTTTGGACCCAGTCTTGTAAGGATCGCCGACGAAGCGGTTACTGCACGTAGTTCAACCCGATTTTCACGATCCGCCCGTAACCGGCTGTCACTACGCATTGCGCAAATTTCGAACCGGTCCGGACGTTCTACGCCGACCCCGGGACGCTCGTGTCGGTGGAAGTTTCCTCAACGCCCGGCCAGCTCGGCCTGGTCGAGCCATACGCCGCCCTTGACGACCGCGACGACGTTCAGCGCATCCGCGATGTTCGCGAGCGGGTTGCCGTCGACGACGACGAAGTCCGCGAGCTTCCCCGGCTCGAGCGTGCCGAGCTGCCGGTCGAGCCCGAGCGCGAGCGCGTTGCCGGCCGTCGCGATCCGCAGCACCTGATCGGGCGCGATGCCGGCGTCGGCCAAGAGCGCCATCTCGACGTGGACGCCGAGGCCGTACGGCACCGTTGGCGCGCCGGTGCCGACGGCGACGAGCCCGCCGGCGCGGATCAGCCGGAGCAGGTGCTGCTGCATCGCGCCGGCGGCGCCGGCCCGGAAGGGTCGCGACAGCCACGCCCGGCGCTCGGCGTCCGCGTAGAGGCGCTCGAAGACGGGATGCCGCACGAGCCGGTCGAGCACGCTCGACCCCGGCGATACGCCGTACGCGGCGCCGAGGCCCGAGACGAGCACCGTGCGCGACTCGATGATCGTGTTGAAGACGTCGTCGTACGCGAGCCCGAGCGGCGACGCTCGGACGGGCAGCGCCGTCGGCACGGGCAGCGCGAGCGGCGCGCCGACGAGCGCCGGGAAGACGGACGTGGCCGAGCGCAGGTTCGAATAGCCGTGCACCGGGATCGGATACGGCGCCGCCGCGCGCTGCGGCGCCTCTGCGCCGGTCGGATCCGCCGACGTCGCGGTCCCCGCGTCGCCGGACACGGGTCCGGCCGGCGAGACGACGAGCCGCGGGCCGAGCCGGCGTCCGCTCGCCCAGGATTCGGCGCGCTCGAGCGCCTCGGCCACGTCCGCGGCGTGCTCGCGGACCGTCGTCACGCCGTGCGCGAGCCACGCGCGGCCGAGGCGCTCGCCGAGCAGCGCCGAGCTCTCGGCATGCACGTCGATGAGGCCCGGGATGATCGTGCCGTCGCGCAGGTCGATCACGCGCTCGGGCAGCGGCAGCATGCCGCGCGCGACGATCGCCTTGATCCGCTGCCCTTCGATGTGCACGTCGACGTGCCGGACGTAGTCGGACCGGATCGAGTCGAACAGGCGGCCGACCTGGATCGCGTACGGCGCGTCCGGTCCGGCCGGGCGCCACTCGATCTCGGGGAGCGCGCGCGGCTCGTCTGCCGCGGCCGGCTCGTTCGCCGCGGCGGCGTCGGTTCCGCTCGGCCCGGCCATGGCTCCGGTCGCCGCGTCGTACGTGACGTGCCCCGCGTCGCCGCCGTCCGCCGCCCGAAGCTCGACCGAGATGCGGTCGTCGCCGTCCCAGCGGATGCTCGTCGCGCCGACGAGCCCCGTCGCGACGGTCCTGGCCGCGCCGCCCGCCGCGGGCAGCACGCGGAGCCGCG
This window of the Gammaproteobacteria bacterium genome carries:
- a CDS encoding amidohydrolase family protein, encoding MPRRIRLAASLCVALAACVLGPGAARAEQRIANVSQGTNFSLAIFPDREWLVIDLLGRLWRVPASGGGAEPLTPADEAARHPRVAPDGRQVVYQRLVGGQWDLWLLDVDTGERRALLATEFDEREPDFTRDGRSVVFASNRTGTFSLWRVEIDSGVLTQLTAEPGDASFPTVSEHDEIAYVRRDPDGWSLRALLPSGAAIELLESPNRLTAPSWREGDGVIVYNEQRAAVNDAGPSSELKMLVLSARPVVKTLTRAEDVFESRVAWLSPGEYFYAADGRIWRRGIAHASRDPVHVFAAVAVDASVPPAIDIPLDAPGPHPVRGHAGRSVSRDGRVEVVGALGDLWLVERRGAPRRLTDDAWVDIDPSVSPDGELAVFASDRGGDMDLWKVSLPGGVLTQLTRTPARDHAPAVSPDGRTIAFLETDGIDPRGASRLRVLPAAGGAARTVATGLVGATSIRWDGDDRISVELRAADGGDAGHVTYDAATGAMAGPSGTDAAAANEPAAADEPRALPEIEWRPAGPDAPYAIQVGRLFDSIRSDYVRHVDVHIEGQRIKAIVARGMLPLPERVIDLRDGTIIPGLIDVHAESSALLGERLGRAWLAHGVTTVREHAADVAEALERAESWASGRRLGPRLVVSPAGPVSGDAGTATSADPTGAEAPQRAAAPYPIPVHGYSNLRSATSVFPALVGAPLALPVPTALPVRASPLGLAYDDVFNTIIESRTVLVSGLGAAYGVSPGSSVLDRLVRHPVFERLYADAERRAWLSRPFRAGAAGAMQQHLLRLIRAGGLVAVGTGAPTVPYGLGVHVEMALLADAGIAPDQVLRIATAGNALALGLDRQLGTLEPGKLADFVVVDGNPLANIADALNVVAVVKGGVWLDQAELAGR